The Gouania willdenowi chromosome 3, fGouWil2.1, whole genome shotgun sequence genome includes a region encoding these proteins:
- the LOC114456224 gene encoding aspartate aminotransferase, mitochondrial-like — translation MALLKSNKVISCLGNISPSLGVLSTRNSSWWGGVQMGPPDPILGVTEAFKRDTNPKKMNLGVGAYRDDKGKPFVLSCVRKAEALIAAKQLDKEYLPIGGLGDFTKACAQLALGANNEVLSSGRNITVQTISGTGSLRIGANFLSRFHGGSRDVYLPKPSWGNHTPIFRDAGMQLKAYRYYDPSTCGFDFRGALEDISKIPEQSVILLHACAHNPTGVDPKQEQWKEISDIVKKRNLLVFFDMAYQGFASGDIDRDAWAVRYFIEQGHNILLSQSFAKNMGLYGERVGGFTVVCKDIEESKRVESQLKILIRPIYSNPPMNGARIATTILNTPELRLLWLEEVHGMANRIIKMREQLVAGLKKSGSSHNWQHVIDQIGMFCFTGLKPEQVERLTKEFSVYMTKDGRISMAGISSGNVGYLAEGIHAVTK, via the exons ATGGCTCTGCTCAAGTCCAACAAGGTGATCTCCTGCCTGGGTAACATCTCCCCGTCCCTGGGAGTCCTGTCCACCCGCAACAG TTCATGGTGGGGTGGAGTGCAAATGGGTCCCCCCGATCCCATCCTGGGGGTGACCGAGGCCTTCAAGAGAGACACCAACCCAAAGAAGATGAACCTGGGAGTTGGAGCCTACAGAGATGACAAGGGCAAGCCCTTTGTACTCAGCTGTGTCCGCAAG GCTGAAGCTCTGATTGCAGCCAAACAGCTGGATAAGGAGTACCTTCCTATTGGAGGACTGGGGGACTTCACAAAGGCTTGTGCCCAGCTAGCTCTTGGTGCAAACAATGAGGTCTTGAGTAGTGGGAGA AACATCACCGTACAGACCATCTCAGGAACTGGATCTCTGCGTATTGGAGCCAACTTCTTG tctcGATTCCACGGAGGTTCACGAGATGTTTACCTGCCAAAACCCTCCTGGGGAAACCACACACCAATCTTTAGAGACGCTGGGATGCAGCTCAAAGCTTACCGGTACTACGATCCTTCTACCTGCGGGTTTGACTTCAGAGGGGCTCTTGAGGACATCTCt AAAATCCCAGAGCAGAGTGTCATTCTGTTGCACGCATGTGCTCACAACCCCACCGGTGTGGACCCAAAGCAGGAGCAGTGGAAAGAGATTTCTGACATTGTGAAG AAAAGAAACCTGCTGGTGTTCTTTGACATGGCCTACCAGGGCTTTGCCAGTGGAGACATCGATCGTGATGCTTGGGCTGTGCGTTACTTCATTGAACAGGGTCACAACATTTTGCTGTCTCAGTCCTTTGCCAAGAACATGGGGCTTTACG GTGAACGTGTGGGAGGCTTCACTGTCGTGTGTAAAGATATAGAGGAATCAAAGAGGGTGGAGTCCCAGCTGAAGATCCTCATCAGGCCCATTTATTCCAACCCACCAATGAACGGCGCCAGAATCGCAACAACCATCCTCAACACACCCGAGCTGCGCTTGTTGTG GCTGGAAGAAGTCCACGGCATGGCCAACCGCATCATCAAGATGAGAGAGCAGCTGGTGGCAGGTTTGAAGAAGAGTGGCTCCTCCCACAACTGGCAGCACGTCATCGACCAGATTGGCATGTTCTGCTTCACCGGCCTCAAACCCGAACAG GTGGAGCGCCTGACGAAGGAGTTTTCAGTGTACATGACCAAGGATGGCAGAATTTCCATGGCAGGCATTTCCTCTGGGAATGTGGGCTACCTGGCTGAGGGGATCCACGCTGTCACCAAGTAG
- the LOC114457957 gene encoding lysosomal protective protein, giving the protein MLSVLLLLGVLSGSWAQYAPDQVTQLPGMTFQPKYQQWSGYLQTRPGRFLHYWFVTSQRDPVKDPLVLWLNGGPGCSSMYGFLSENGPFHVNSDGATLYENPFSWNQIANVLYLESPAGVGYSYADDKKYATNDDEVADDNYLALQSFFTKFPNFTQNEFFIVGESYGGIYAPTLSLRVATGKNKTHFVGFAIGNGISSFELNDQSLIYFAYYHGLLGENLWRDLNINCCDNGSCNFYNSSSTTCQMLVYQAFIIVHDMGLNEYSLYMNCEGDQRFHRSYERTMTHLFKNIRKSLKTHKVSARLSRSVGGVPPCIDSRAQTKWLNRGDVRKALHIPDTLPPWDMCSDEVGEQYTVLYSTMKDVYLKLLSLGLRALVYNGDTDMACNFLGDQWFVEGLGIKPTSKYQHWIYQRQIAGFYQQFGNITFLTVKGAGHMVPQWAPGQAFHMFQSFITNANP; this is encoded by the exons ATGCTGTCCGTTCTCCTGCTGCTCGGTGTTCTGAGCGGCTCGTGGGCTCAGTATGCTCCTGACCAGGTGACCCAGTTGCCAGGTATGACGTTCCAACCAAAGTACCAGCAGTGGTCCGGGTACCTGCAGACACGGCCCGGAAGGTTCCTACACTACTG GTTTGTGACGTCTCAGCGGGACCCGGTCAAAGACCCTCTGGTGCTCTGGCTGAATGGAGGCCCCGGCTGCAGCTCAATGTACGGATTCCTGTCGGAGAATGGACCTTTTCAC GTGAATAGTGATGGAGCGACTCTGTACGAGAACCCATTCAGCTGGAACCAGATCGCCAACGTGCTGTATCTGGAGTCTCCGGCAGGAGTGGGATACTCCTACGCTGACGACAAGAAATACGCAACCAACGACGATGAG GTTGCTGACGATAATTACTTAGCATTGCAGAGTTTCTTCACCAAATTCCCAAACTTCACTCAGAACGAGTTCTTCATCGTCGGTGAGAGTTACGGTGGAATTTATGCACCGACGCTCAGCCTGCGTGTGGCCACTGGAAAGAACAAGACACATTTTGTg GGCTTTGCAATTGGAAATGGAATCAGCAGCTTTGAGCTTAATGACCAGTCATTGATCTACTTTGCCTACTATCACGGCCTCTTAGGGGAAAA TTTGTGGCGCGACCTGAACATAAATTGCTGCGATAATGGCAGttgtaacttttacaactcCAGCTCCACCACCTGCCAGATGCTG GTCTACCAAGCCTTTATAATAGTGCATGACATGGGCCTTAATGAGTATTCCCTTTACATGAATTGTGAGGGTGACCAGCGCTTCCACAGGAGCTACGAGAGGACCATGACTCACCTGTTCAAGAACATCAGAAAGAGCCTGAAAACTCACAAG GTTTCAGCTCGGCTGTCTCGCTCTGTGGGTGGAGTTCCTCCCTGCATCGACAGCAGGGCTCAGACAAAGTGGCTGAACCGAGGCGACGTGAGGAAAGCGCTGCACATTCCAGATACCCTGCCGCCCTGGGACATGTGCAG tgATGAAGTCGGGGAGCAGTACACAGTCCTCTACTCCACTATGAAGGACGTGTACCTAAAGCTGCTTTCTCTAGGCCTGCGCGCACTCGTCTACAATGGTGACACTGACATGGCCTGCAACTTCCTGGGAGACCAGTGGTTTGTGGAGGGTCTTGGCATTAAG CCAACATCCAAGTACCAACACTGGATCTACCAGAGACAGATCGCAGGATTCTATCAGCAGTTTGGGAACATCACTTTTTTGACTGTTAAG gGTGCTGGTCACATGGTTCCTCAGTGGGCTCCTGGTCAAGCTTTCCACATGTTTCAGTCTTTCATAACAAATGCTAACCCGTGA
- the slc38a7 gene encoding sodium-coupled neutral amino acid transporter 7: protein MAINTDVEDWGSAASQDSGERAWLLQSPSVDSARHPEEESGSGVSSICAVFIVVNAALGAGLLNFPAAFSMAGGVTAGVLLQMFMLIFIISGLVILGYCSLVCNESTYQDVVRATCGRVTGILCEVAIAIYTFGTCIAFFIVIGDQLDRLIAAVTHNTVTHHWYTDRKFTIVVTAVLFILPLSIPKEIGFQKYASALSVMGTWYVTIVVIIKYIWPDKEVTPGDIPTSSASWTAVFNAMPTICFGFQCHVSCVPVFNSMSRKQIKPWGLVVTLSMIICLFVYTGTGVCGFLTFGSSVSQDVLISYPSDDVAVAIARAFIVICVITSYPILHFCGRAVIEGLWLRFCGEQVEVCVLRERRRRILQTLVWFVITLILALFIPDIGRVISLIGGLAACFIFVFPGLCLMQAKLSETDNRSVSWHGLLVLGIVMVTLGAFIFGVTTTNSIYQDVVN from the exons ATGGCGATCAACACTGACGTGGAGGACTGGGGCTCCGCTGCCAGCCAGGACTCAGGAGAGAGAGCATGGCTCCTGCAGAGTCCCAGCGTGGACTCGGCCCGGCATCCCGAGGAGGAGAGCGGCAGCGGAGTGTCGTCCATCTGCGCCGTGTTCATCGTGGTGAATGCAGCgctgggggcggggcttctcaACTTCCCCGCAGCCTTCAGCATGGCGGGAGGAGTAACTGCTGGAGTGTTGCTTCAGATG ttcaTGCTGATCTTTATCATCAGTGGACTGGTGATCCTGGGATACTGCTCACTG GTCTGTAATGAGAGCACTTACCAGGATGTCGTTCGAGCCACATGTGGCAGAGTCACAGGAATCCTATGTGAAGTTGCCATTGCCATCTACACCTTTGGCACATGCATCGCTTTCTTCATTGTGATCGGAGATCAGCTGGATCGCT TAATTGCAGCTGTGACACACAACACAGTCACCCACCACTGGTACACGGACAGAAAGTTTACCATTGTGGTGACGGCCGTGCTGTTTATTCTGCCTCTCTCCATCCCCAAAGAGATCGGTTTTCAGAAGTATGCCAG TGCCCTGAGTGTGATGGGTACATGGTACGTGACAATCGTCGTCATCATTAAATACATCTGGCCTGATAAAGAAGTGACCCCGGGCGACATTCCCACTAG CTCTGCTTCGTGGACTGCAGTTTTCAATGCTATGCCCACCATATGCTTTGGCTTTCAG TGCCACGTCAGCTGTGTGCCAGTGTTTAACAGTATGAGCAGGAAGCAGATCAAACCGTGGGGGCTTGTCGTCACGCTCAGCATGATCATCTGCCTTTTTGTTTACACAGGGACAG GTGTTTGTGGATTCCTCACCTTCGGCTCCAGCGTCAGTCAGGATGTGTTGATATCGTACCCGTCGGATGACGTCGCAGTAGCCATCGCAAGAGCCTTTATTGTCATCTGTGTGATTACTTCTTACcccattttacatttttgtggcag ggCCGTCATAGAAGGACTGTGGTTACGGTTCTGTGGCGAGCAGGTGGAGGTGTGTGTGCTACGAGAGCGGAGGAGGAGAATCCTGCAGACGCTGGTGTGGTTCGTCATCACACTCATCCTCGCCCTCTTCATCCCAGACATTGGCCGAGTCATCTCTCTGATTGGAGGACTGGCAGCctgttttatctttgttttcccAG gtttgtgtttgatGCAAGCGAAGCTATCGGAGACGGATAACCGCTCTGTGAG CTGGCATGGACTGCTGGTTCTTGGTATCGTCATGGTTACACTTGGAGCCTTCATCTTTGGCGTCACCACGACGAACTCCATCTATCAGGACGTGGTCAACTAA